In Montipora capricornis isolate CH-2021 chromosome 4, ASM3666992v2, whole genome shotgun sequence, a single genomic region encodes these proteins:
- the LOC138044869 gene encoding uncharacterized protein — translation MFEIYEQLLPTRLYAIQKTQPSPTSDPTCRLCGTAPESMAHVLSACPALAQTKYLARHDAVLKVLFFDIIEDLGLIEASPPWYSPTKPQPVYEGAHAQAYWDVPVYGEYQDLRANRIDARIVNHQEKKVIAMEMSCPWVSNRQRKTSEKTMKYAPLRWELKQKYPGYEISQYNIIVDVLGGWSTDVEVAVKELVGRRHRDVLKKMQRACLSATLNIARTFKVAIH, via the coding sequence atgtttgaaatttatgaaCAGCTCTTACCAACAAGACTGTACGCCATCCAGAAGACCCAGCCGAGTCCTACTAGTGATCCTACCTGCAGGCTGTGCGGTACAGCACCAGAGAGCATGGCTCATGTACTCTCTGCTTGTCCTGCGTTGGCCCAAACAAAGTACCTGGCAAGGCATGACGCAGTTCTGAAGGTCCTGTTTTTTGACATCATAGAAGACCTGGGACTTATTGAAGCGTCGCCACCGTGGTATTCACCAACTAAGCCACAGCCGGTTTATGAGGGAGCGCATGCACAGGCATACTGGGACGTCCCAGTCTACGGAGAGTACCAAGATCTTAGGGCCAACAGAATTGATGCGAGGATAGTAAACCACCAAGAGAAGAAGGTTATAGCGatggagatgagctgcccctgggTGAGCAATCGTCAAAGGAAAACATCAGAAAAGACGATGAAATACgcgccactcagatgggagCTGAAGCAGAAGTACCCCGGGTACGAGATTTCACAGTACAACATCATTGTGGACGTACTCGGGGGCTGGTCGACAGACGTGGAGGTAGCGGTGAAGGAGTTAGTTGGGAGGCGTCACAGAGACGTCCTCAAGAAGATGCAAAGGGCATGCCTATCCGCCACACTGAACATTGCACGTACTTTTAAGGTTGCGATACATTAG
- the LOC138044870 gene encoding tetratricopeptide repeat protein 28-like yields the protein MVDRKLDVLEQHLQDLRVERKEGNRQGEGLTCFNLGNYYHGKADFKQAIRNYKEALAIFKEIGFRAGEGSAYCNLGNAYQSLGSFKQAIEYHNQDLSIAKEVGDRAGEGRAYCNLGNAYQSLGSFKEAIEYHNQHLSIAKEVGDKVGEGKAYCNLGNAYDSLGSFKQAIDYHNQDLSIAKEVGDRAGEGITNCNLGSACQSLGSFKEAIEYHNQHLSIAKEVGDRGGEGKAYGNLGNAYQRLGSFKEAIEYHNQHLSIAKEVGDRGGEGSVYGNLGNAYYSLGSFKQAIEYHNQCLSILKEVGDKVGEGKAYGNLGNAYHSLGSFKQAIGYHNQHLSIAKEVGDRAGEGSAYCNLGNAYQRLGSFSQAIGYHNQHLSIAKEVGDRAGEGSAYGNLGNAYQSLGSFKQAIEYHNQHLSIAKEVGDSGGEGSAYGSLGNAFYNVGELEKALVFNRKHFSISKETGNPIGQARACYQLGLVHEISDSLSKALNYYRQSVNLYDETRRLLQSADAWKISFRETKQFAYNALWTALLKNGEVDEALYAAEQGRAQALADILKMQYSVDEKSFSAGMMHVMKDLPSQTVFMALDGNMISFWLLREGSEINFRQKQIENGSADSLMETTWKQTSAGTVERCENRSLDRQHSNFSFSRANIEGTVQSLGFSVNSLQPLYDVLVSPIVDLLQGDDLVFVPDGPFCLAPFSALSDSVRIRAIPSLTALKVITSAPDDFQSKNEALLVGDPCLKEVTYGTGEAMYEQLPCAKKEVHTIGELLQAVPLTGKNATKAEVLKRMTSVALIHIAAHGDDEFGEIALAPNHERTSQIPTEEDYMLTLSDVHAARLQAKLVVLSCCHSGKGEVKSEGVVGIARAFLCAGARSVLVSLWAIDDGATLMFMTSFYQHLADRKSASVALHHAMRSLRGTQNYSAIKYWAPFVLIGDDVTFDFGQHECEKNEMMSKS from the exons ATGGTGGATAGAAAGTTGGACGTTTTGGAGCAGCACCTACAAGATCTTAGAGTTGAAAGAAAAGAGGGAAACAGACAAGGCGAGGGTTTGACTTGTTTCAATCTAGGTAACTACTATCATGGCAAGGCCGACTTTAAACAGGCCATAAGAAATTACAAGGAAGCATTGGCCATTTTTAAGGAAATAGGTTTCAGAGCCGGAGAAGGAAgtgcctattgcaatctcggcaatgcttatcaaagtcttggtagttttaagcaagccatagagtaccacaatcaagatcttagtattgcaaaagaagtaggtgacagagccggagaaggaagagcctattgcaatcttggcaacgcttatcaaagtcttggtagttttaaggaagccatagagtaccacaatcaacatcttagtattgcaaaagaagtaggggacaaagtcggagaaggaaaagcctattgCAACCTGGGCAatgcttatgacagtcttggtagttttaagcaagccatagattaccacaatcaagatcttagtattgcaaaagaagtaggggacagagCCGGAGAAGGAATAACCAATTGCAATCTTGGCAGCGCTTGTCAAAGTCTTGGTagttttaaggaagccatagagtaccacaatcaacatcttagtattgcaaaagaagtaggagaCAGAGgcggagaaggaaaagcctatggcaatcttggcaacgcttatcaacGTCTTGGTagttttaaggaagccatagagtaccacaatcaacatcttagtattgcaaaagaagtaggagaCAGAGGCGGAGAAGGAAGTgtctatggcaatctcggcaacgcttattacaGTCTTGGTagttttaagcaagccatagagtaccacaatcaatgtcttagtattctgaaagaagtaggggacaaagtcggagaaggaaaagcctatggcAACCTGGGCAAtgcttatcacagtcttggtagttttaagcaagccatagggtaccacaatcaacatcttagtattgcaaaagaagtaggggacagagccggagaaggaagtgcctattgcaatctcggcaatgcttatcaaaggCTTGGTAGTTTTAGCCAAGCCATAgggtaccacaatcaacatcttagtattgcaaaagaagtaggggacagagccggagaaggaagtgcctatggcaatctcggcaacgcttatcaaagtcttggtagttttaagcaagccatagagtaccacaatcaacatcttagtattgcaaaggAAGTAGGGGACAGCGGCGGAGAAGGAAGCGCCTATGGCAGTCTCGGCAACGCTTTTTACAATGTAGGTGAGCTTGAAAAAGCGCTTGTCTTCAACAGGAAACATTTTAGCATTTCCAAGGAAACAGGGAACCCCATAGGGCAGGCAAGAGCGTGTTATCAACTCGGTCTTGTTCATGAAATTTCAGACTCCTTGAGCAAAGCTCTTAATTACTATCGTCAAAGCGTAAATTTGTATGATGAAACAAGGCGCCTTCTTCAGTCAGcggatgcatggaaaataagctttcgtgaaACAAAGCAGTTTGCATACAATGCCCTGTGGACAGCGctcttgaagaatggagaggttgatgaggctttgtatgctgctgagcaaggacgagcGCAGGCTTTGGCAGACATTTTGAAGATGCAGTATAGCGTTGATGAGAAATCTTTTTCGGCAGGTATGATGCATGTAATGAAAGATCTACCTTCTCAAACTGTTTTCATGGCACTTGACGGGAACATgatcagcttctggttgctAAGAGAAGGTAGTGAGATAAATTTTCGACAAAAGCAAATTGAAAATGGAAGTGCCGACTCTCTGATGGAAACTACTTGGAAACAGACAAGTGCGGGGACCGTTGAACGATGTGAGAATCGTTCGCTTGACAGACAACATAGCAACTTCTCGTTCAGTAGGGCAAATATTGAGGGGACCGTTCAGTCCTTGGGCTTCTCTGTGAACTCTTTGCAGCCCTTGTATGATGTTTTGGTCAGTCCTATTGTAGACTTGCTTCAGGGTGATGACTTAGTCTTTGTTCcggatggaccattttgcttggctcctttttctgcattgagtgactctgtcaggatccgtgcAATTCCCTCGCTGACCGCTTTAAAAGTGATCACTAGTGCACCTGACGACTTCCAAAGTAAGAATGAAGCACTGCTTGTGGGAGATCCGTGCTTGAAGGAAGTCACTTATGGCACTGGTGAAGCCATGTATGAACAGCTGCCATGTGCAAAAAAAGAGGTGCATACgattggagaacttctgcagGCTGTGCCTCTTACAGGGAAAAATGCAACCAAAGCTGAGGTTCTGAAGAGAATGACGtcagttgctttaatccacattgctgcacatggaGATGACgaatttggagaaattgctttggccccaaatcACGAACGCACGTCCCAGATTCCCACAGAGGAAGATTACATGCTAACGTTGAGCGATGTTCACGCAGCTCGTCTTCAGGCAAAACTGGTTGTGctgagttgctgtcatagtggcAAGGGAGAGGTGAAATCTGAGGGTGttgtgggaatagccagggctttcctgtgtgctggagcccggtctgttctggtgtcactctgggcaattgacGATGGGGCGACCTTGATGTTCATGACCAGTTTCtaccaacacttggcagatagaaaaagtgcaagtgtAGCTCTTCACCATGCCATGAGATCTCTTCGGGGAACACAGAATTATTCCGCCATtaaatactgggcgccatttgtattaattggcgatgatgtcacctttGATTTTGGGCAGCACGAATgcgaaaagaatg aaatgatGTCCAAATCGTGA